One Beggiatoa leptomitoformis DNA segment encodes these proteins:
- a CDS encoding ATP-binding protein: MCNTAYIQTTYLAQDTLRLNGRYGQVTIFQQYSSLADRKTQSHKEINPFRGLSAFHAQHTAQFFGRETLLDKLWERLLSFYGEQANPLTLRLLPIIGPSGVGKSSLVQAGLLPQWVNQRYAPFRRLWLAVIKPSAHPLKSLAFGLSQLHQRITNDNLDKTLIFTQQLQHKLGLSKLLQTFPESTNAPVFLLIEQFEELYTHCQDDAERELFIDNLLFAASDAKTAFTLILTLRTDFLATTQHHPLLYQALATQSILVPMLTKSQLRQAICAPSSDSNYPLAETTIEQFIQQTRSNAESLPLLQFTLQRLWHYKQQGMSETQALKMLNDVPQALSIEAERLYHALSSREKSTARAIFLKLLHIDEQGAHPRRVTQETLINTVDTAETVEAVLNSFSQTETRLLTISKSHGQTFVELTHAVLLTHWSRLARWITALQRDAFFQHRLADAAKQWDREKRSSRLLWRATDLALLRQYYARSGEDLSTIQYAFFVESDRQQRIFQRLKRWFFSGLVLLSTAGLLGVYEKGKTIEEVEYQLNIAWENVELAQAERDKAIIAEQKAKALHNYVFFPDNIYASPAPLQLADNTPVVDATTDRWLSDAQLQEKLQPIHSVALELPSPPASSVEKEFSPYTMPIVIIESGQKIDPIKAMSAEKPYIIVHAEPAKPIKPARQKPRVVASKENNRNTEHDVEDDGLFGTPVHYTEYKAVATTNKPKESTTTQQKNPRPVAKTRPPIKPATIASTSDTESMQDKPHLAPPKTREGFLF, translated from the coding sequence ATGTGTAATACTGCTTATATTCAAACAACTTATCTTGCACAAGATACCTTGCGCTTAAACGGGCGATATGGACAAGTGACTATTTTCCAGCAATACAGTTCACTCGCCGACAGAAAAACCCAAAGCCATAAAGAAATCAATCCTTTTCGCGGTTTATCCGCCTTTCATGCACAACACACTGCCCAATTTTTTGGGCGCGAAACCTTACTAGATAAACTCTGGGAACGCCTATTAAGTTTTTATGGGGAACAAGCAAATCCATTAACCTTGCGTCTGCTACCCATTATAGGTCCAAGTGGTGTTGGAAAATCGTCACTGGTACAAGCAGGCTTATTACCACAATGGGTTAATCAACGCTATGCCCCCTTTCGGCGGTTGTGGCTGGCTGTTATCAAACCCAGCGCGCACCCGCTCAAAAGTCTTGCGTTTGGCTTATCCCAATTACATCAAAGGATAACCAATGATAATTTAGATAAAACATTAATATTCACCCAACAATTACAACATAAACTCGGCTTAAGTAAGTTATTACAAACATTTCCCGAATCTACAAACGCCCCTGTTTTCTTATTAATTGAACAATTTGAAGAGCTTTATACCCATTGTCAGGATGATGCTGAACGCGAATTATTCATCGATAATTTACTATTTGCCGCGTCCGACGCTAAAACGGCATTTACCCTAATATTGACTTTACGAACAGATTTTCTCGCTACCACACAACACCATCCATTGTTATATCAAGCCTTAGCTACACAATCGATTCTAGTGCCGATGCTAACAAAATCGCAATTGCGTCAAGCGATTTGCGCGCCGTCGAGTGATAGCAACTATCCCTTAGCAGAAACAACAATCGAGCAATTTATTCAACAAACCCGCAGCAATGCAGAATCCTTGCCCTTATTACAATTTACCCTACAACGTTTATGGCACTATAAACAACAAGGAATGAGCGAAACCCAAGCGTTAAAAATGCTCAATGATGTCCCGCAAGCCTTATCTATAGAGGCAGAACGGTTATACCATGCCTTATCCTCGCGGGAAAAATCCACTGCACGAGCGATTTTTCTAAAGTTACTGCATATTGACGAACAAGGCGCGCATCCACGCCGTGTAACGCAGGAAACTTTAATAAACACCGTTGATACGGCTGAAACAGTAGAAGCGGTACTAAATAGTTTTTCGCAAACAGAAACGCGCTTATTAACGATAAGTAAGAGCCATGGACAAACCTTTGTTGAACTGACACACGCCGTTTTATTGACGCACTGGTCACGCCTTGCCCGTTGGATTACGGCATTGCAACGCGATGCTTTTTTTCAACACCGTTTAGCTGATGCGGCAAAACAATGGGATAGAGAGAAACGGAGTAGCCGCTTATTATGGCGGGCGACAGATTTAGCCTTACTACGACAATATTACGCCCGCTCGGGAGAAGATTTAAGTACGATTCAATATGCGTTTTTTGTCGAGTCTGACCGTCAACAACGGATTTTCCAACGACTAAAACGCTGGTTTTTTTCAGGATTGGTTCTATTATCCACAGCGGGTTTATTGGGGGTGTATGAGAAAGGTAAAACCATTGAAGAAGTTGAATATCAACTAAATATTGCGTGGGAAAATGTGGAATTAGCACAGGCAGAACGTGACAAAGCGATTATTGCCGAACAAAAAGCGAAAGCATTACATAATTATGTGTTTTTCCCTGACAATATTTACGCATCACCTGCACCACTACAATTAGCAGACAATACCCCTGTTGTGGATGCAACGACTGACCGATGGTTAAGTGATGCACAATTGCAAGAAAAATTGCAACCTATTCATAGTGTCGCGTTGGAATTACCATCACCACCCGCAAGCAGTGTAGAAAAGGAATTTTCCCCCTACACAATGCCCATTGTTATTATAGAATCAGGACAAAAAATAGACCCGATAAAAGCCATGTCCGCTGAAAAACCATATATTATCGTTCACGCAGAACCTGCCAAACCCATTAAACCCGCTCGACAAAAACCGCGTGTGGTCGCGTCTAAGGAAAATAATCGTAATACAGAACATGATGTAGAAGATGACGGCTTATTTGGAACGCCTGTTCATTACACGGAATATAAAGCCGTTGCTACGACGAATAAACCCAAAGAAAGCACTACGACACAGCAAAAAAACCCGCGTCCCGTCGCAAAAACCCGCCCACCGATAAAACCTGCGACGATTGCGTCAACATCAGACACGGAATCGATGCAAGATAAACCCCACTTAGCCCCGCCTAAAACCCGTGAAGGGTTTCTGTTTTAG
- a CDS encoding WD40/YVTN/BNR-like repeat-containing protein, whose protein sequence is MKSLYIAFIYLSLFSNTVYATKWERIAGGRSGFGENDTIAISPHNPNMLYFTDADLLYQSKDGGEQWEQVETETVEGTINDIVINPQNTAIIYLTTVDDSTFTARVFKSEDNGISWIKKLESKSERIQLRINPYNTDIIYLFAYSFSASFFKSIDGGDNWESPTSSVFAPSFLAVDPQNPNTLYQSTTSTLFSGGPLADGLYKSIDQGQTWVLKTGLYSYPSYTKLPIAINPHHPNTLYVSEPYIYSYESPISARVRKSIDGGETWEVIHNIATDNIVIDPHNPEIVYLGARTGLYRSANGGKTWTELSVGVFSEPNIRALVINPHHPEILFVGVQDSGLYRVITDSDCVATYNSTQNVVDIPCLRIDNDSSVLDIELTGRESDLLFDVSGVQAR, encoded by the coding sequence ATGAAAAGCCTTTATATCGCATTTATTTACTTATCGCTTTTTTCCAATACTGTTTATGCTACAAAATGGGAACGTATCGCTGGGGGTCGCAGTGGATTTGGTGAAAACGACACAATTGCCATTTCTCCGCATAATCCAAATATGCTCTATTTCACCGATGCTGACTTGCTTTATCAGAGTAAAGATGGGGGAGAACAGTGGGAACAGGTAGAAACAGAAACCGTTGAAGGGACTATTAATGATATCGTTATTAACCCGCAAAATACGGCTATTATTTACCTAACAACCGTGGATGATTCAACATTCACAGCACGTGTCTTTAAATCTGAGGACAATGGCATCTCTTGGATAAAAAAGCTCGAGAGTAAAAGCGAACGGATTCAGTTAAGAATCAATCCTTATAACACTGATATTATTTATCTTTTTGCCTACTCTTTTAGTGCTTCGTTTTTTAAAAGCATTGATGGTGGTGATAACTGGGAAAGTCCCACATCCTCCGTGTTTGCTCCATCATTTCTCGCCGTTGACCCGCAGAATCCCAATACGCTTTATCAGAGTACCACTAGTACCTTATTTAGCGGTGGTCCTCTTGCTGATGGACTTTATAAGAGCATTGACCAAGGACAAACTTGGGTATTAAAAACGGGATTATATTCCTACCCATCTTATACAAAATTACCCATTGCCATTAATCCACATCATCCAAATACACTTTATGTTAGTGAGCCATACATTTACAGTTACGAATCCCCTATTAGTGCTCGTGTTCGCAAAAGTATTGATGGGGGGGAGACATGGGAAGTTATTCATAATATTGCAACCGACAATATTGTAATTGACCCCCATAATCCAGAAATTGTCTATTTAGGCGCACGAACAGGTTTATACCGTAGCGCGAATGGAGGGAAAACTTGGACAGAATTATCCGTGGGCGTTTTCTCAGAACCTAATATTCGCGCACTGGTTATCAACCCGCATCATCCTGAAATTCTTTTTGTGGGAGTACAAGATAGCGGATTGTATCGTGTTATTACTGACAGTGATTGCGTTGCTACCTACAACTCAACCCAAAATGTCGTTGATATTCCTTGTCTTCGTATTGATAACGATAGCAGCGTACTAGACATCGAGTTGACGGGACGTGAATCAGATTTACTCTTTGATGTATCAGGCGTTCAAGCACGTTAA
- the hypB gene encoding hydrogenase nickel incorporation protein HypB, with the protein MCNTCGCNVTAGNEHLIQGDGKLAKTEEGRIAVTVLQNLLAENDHQALHNREYFDEHAVLVINLMSSPGSGKTALLENTIEALKDSLRIAVIEGDLETENDAERIRQKGVPAVQIVTGTACHLDAHLVHQAVHQLDLDNLDILFIENVGNLVCPASFDLGHHRNVTLLSVTEGDDKPLKYPVMFRASDAMLLTKVDLLPFLDDFDPQKAERNLRQLANYAPFLPLSAKKGLGMQAWIAWLRHELHVQRERLKTGRTARPAIQADGARIHAHSHEHHHHTHADGTTHVHSAHE; encoded by the coding sequence ATGTGTAATACATGTGGATGCAATGTAACGGCAGGCAATGAACATTTAATACAAGGGGATGGAAAACTGGCTAAAACAGAAGAGGGTAGAATTGCCGTTACGGTTTTACAAAATCTACTCGCAGAAAATGACCATCAAGCCTTACATAATCGTGAATATTTTGATGAACATGCGGTATTAGTTATCAATTTAATGTCTTCCCCCGGTTCGGGCAAAACTGCATTATTAGAAAATACGATAGAAGCCTTAAAAGACAGTCTGCGCATTGCCGTGATTGAAGGCGATTTAGAAACCGAAAATGATGCCGAACGCATCCGCCAAAAGGGTGTTCCCGCCGTGCAAATCGTCACAGGAACGGCTTGCCATTTAGATGCACATCTCGTACATCAAGCGGTTCATCAATTAGATTTGGATAATTTAGATATTCTTTTTATTGAAAACGTAGGAAATTTAGTTTGTCCCGCCAGTTTTGATTTAGGACACCATCGCAATGTAACCCTGTTATCCGTCACAGAAGGCGACGATAAACCCCTAAAATATCCCGTGATGTTTCGTGCATCTGATGCCATGCTGTTGACGAAAGTCGATTTATTACCTTTTTTAGATGATTTTGACCCGCAAAAAGCAGAACGTAATTTGCGCCAATTGGCTAATTACGCGCCTTTTTTACCCCTATCAGCCAAAAAAGGATTAGGGATGCAAGCATGGATAGCATGGTTACGCCACGAACTGCACGTTCAACGCGAACGCCTAAAAACGGGTAGAACCGCTCGCCCTGCAATACAAGCTGATGGGGCGAGAATACATGCGCATTCTCATGAGCATCATCACCATACTCATGCAGATGGCACAACACATGTGCATTCTGCACATGAATGA
- a CDS encoding extracellular solute-binding protein, translating to MFKQFQQSLLGIAVVCTLASGAVRAEENVLHIYNWSDYIAEDTVANFEKETGIKVVYDVFDSNEVLEAKLMTGKTGFDIVVPSAAPYLGRQIQAGVYQPLDKSKLTNYKNLDPVLLKGLEAVDPENKYAIPYLWGTTGIGYNPEKVKAALGENAPVDSWDLVLKPENLEKLSKCGVYMLDTPTEIFPIILNYLGKNPLSEVETDYTDIVKPFMLKLRPFITNFHSSEYINALANGDICVAIGWSGDVLQAADRAKEANKGVTVAYSVPKEGTIMWFDMIAIPKDAKNVAAAYKFIDFVLRPEVIASVTNFVHYANPNPASLETVIDEVKNNKGVYPADEVKKKLFMLKILPQKVERVLTRVWTTVKTGK from the coding sequence ATGTTCAAGCAGTTTCAACAAAGTTTGTTAGGTATTGCAGTTGTTTGCACCCTTGCAAGCGGTGCGGTGCGTGCGGAAGAAAATGTTCTGCATATTTATAACTGGTCTGACTACATTGCTGAAGATACTGTTGCTAATTTCGAAAAAGAGACTGGCATTAAAGTTGTCTATGATGTGTTCGACAGTAATGAGGTGTTAGAAGCCAAGCTAATGACGGGCAAAACGGGTTTTGATATCGTTGTGCCTTCTGCCGCCCCCTACTTGGGCAGACAAATTCAAGCGGGCGTTTATCAACCTTTAGATAAAAGCAAATTAACCAACTATAAAAACCTAGACCCTGTTTTACTAAAGGGGTTAGAAGCTGTTGACCCAGAAAATAAATATGCAATTCCCTACTTGTGGGGAACAACAGGCATCGGTTACAACCCCGAAAAGGTTAAAGCCGCTTTGGGTGAAAATGCCCCTGTTGACAGTTGGGATTTAGTCCTTAAACCCGAAAATTTGGAAAAACTGTCTAAATGTGGCGTGTATATGTTAGATACTCCCACAGAAATATTTCCTATTATCCTGAATTATCTGGGTAAAAACCCGTTAAGTGAAGTTGAAACGGACTACACCGACATTGTAAAACCGTTTATGTTGAAGCTGCGTCCTTTCATTACTAATTTTCACTCTTCCGAATATATCAATGCGTTAGCAAATGGCGACATTTGCGTTGCAATTGGTTGGTCAGGTGACGTATTACAAGCGGCTGACCGTGCTAAAGAAGCGAATAAAGGTGTAACAGTCGCTTATAGCGTGCCAAAAGAAGGCACTATTATGTGGTTTGACATGATAGCCATTCCGAAAGATGCGAAAAACGTAGCGGCGGCTTACAAATTTATCGACTTCGTTTTACGTCCTGAAGTCATTGCCAGTGTTACCAACTTTGTTCACTACGCAAACCCAAATCCTGCTTCTTTAGAAACCGTTATAGACGAAGTAAAGAATAATAAAGGGGTTTATCCTGCGGATGAGGTGAAGAAAAAACTATTCATGTTAAAGATTCTGCCGCAAAAAGTTGAACGTGTCTTAACCCGAGTGTGGACGACGGTAAAAACGGGTAAATAA
- a CDS encoding M61 family metallopeptidase: MQVHYLVSITAPHTHLVQVTLKAQRDSEQQRLQVFLPSWSPGSYLMREYARHIRTLSASTLDNIPLSCQQIAKGTWEIDWTNSPVATQAILDFQIVYEVYCHEFSVRTCHVDSTHAFLHAPAYLLGIKDVALCNPIIRLQFPEEWQNVTTGLEALSKYPHCYIATDYDQLLDCPIEIGNHETDTFYVNNKAHHIGFYGDIFPHVYDLRQDIQSLVELISHTMNSMPYTHYAFIAHFIPRLYGGIEHSNSAALQFDGRKLANRKEYIRWLGLVAHEYFHTWNIKRIRPTELAQFDYCQENYTRMLWLAEGLTSFMDDLFVLRAGLCTIEEYLEKIREDFARYYATEGRRFHSLEDSSFNAWIKLYRPDENTANSSISYYLKGGLVFALLHIQLLAFGKKIDDLLHLLWQAYQENPSTGVSLSDILAMITQLSNANLAAQFHHWITNTDEINFADFYQKIGIQFVWKPESTVWLGIEFEPRVDKIIIKSLRLDAPAYQSGLNAGDEIIAVNHQRVTLEDMQKLDILIPYQNYQFLIARSERVLDIDVNTGVKPDTLDKLLIIDRDKALAALL; encoded by the coding sequence ATGCAAGTTCATTATCTCGTCAGCATTACCGCCCCTCACACTCACCTTGTTCAAGTAACCCTCAAGGCGCAACGAGACAGCGAGCAACAACGGCTACAAGTTTTTCTCCCCTCATGGAGTCCCGGTTCTTATTTAATGCGTGAATATGCCCGCCATATTCGGACACTTTCTGCAAGCACCCTCGATAATATTCCTTTATCTTGTCAACAAATTGCTAAAGGAACATGGGAAATTGACTGGACAAATAGCCCTGTTGCGACACAAGCAATCTTAGATTTTCAAATTGTCTATGAGGTATATTGTCACGAATTTAGCGTGCGAACCTGTCATGTTGATAGCACACATGCGTTTTTACATGCCCCTGCTTATTTATTAGGCATTAAAGATGTTGCCTTATGTAACCCAATTATTCGCCTACAATTTCCCGAAGAATGGCAAAATGTTACCACAGGATTAGAAGCCTTATCCAAATATCCACACTGCTATATTGCGACAGATTACGACCAATTATTAGATTGTCCTATAGAAATAGGTAATCATGAGACTGATACGTTTTACGTTAATAATAAAGCCCATCATATTGGATTTTATGGCGATATTTTCCCTCATGTTTACGACTTACGCCAAGATATTCAATCCCTCGTAGAATTAATCAGTCACACCATGAATTCTATGCCTTACACGCATTATGCGTTTATAGCCCATTTTATACCGCGATTGTATGGTGGAATAGAACATAGTAACTCCGCTGCATTGCAATTTGATGGGCGTAAATTAGCGAATCGTAAAGAATATATTAGATGGTTGGGATTGGTTGCGCATGAGTATTTTCACACGTGGAATATAAAACGCATACGCCCAACAGAACTCGCGCAATTTGACTACTGCCAAGAAAATTACACCCGTATGCTCTGGTTAGCTGAAGGTTTAACCAGTTTTATGGATGATTTATTTGTATTACGGGCGGGTTTATGCACAATTGAGGAATATCTGGAAAAAATCCGCGAAGATTTCGCGCGTTACTATGCAACAGAAGGTCGACGTTTTCACTCTTTAGAAGATAGCTCGTTCAATGCGTGGATAAAACTGTATAGACCTGATGAAAATACAGCAAATAGCTCAATTAGTTATTATCTAAAAGGCGGACTGGTTTTCGCGCTGTTGCACATTCAACTATTAGCATTTGGTAAGAAAATTGACGACTTATTGCATTTATTATGGCAAGCCTATCAAGAGAATCCAAGCACAGGCGTGAGTCTTTCTGACATATTAGCGATGATTACCCAGTTAAGTAATGCAAATCTTGCTGCGCAATTTCATCACTGGATTACCAACACTGACGAAATTAATTTTGCTGATTTCTATCAAAAAATCGGCATACAATTTGTCTGGAAACCAGAAAGTACCGTGTGGTTAGGCATAGAGTTTGAACCCCGTGTTGATAAAATAATTATTAAAAGCTTACGCTTAGATGCGCCTGCTTATCAATCAGGTTTAAACGCAGGCGACGAAATCATTGCCGTCAATCATCAACGAGTCACGCTAGAAGACATGCAAAAACTAGATATTTTAATCCCTTATCAAAACTACCAATTTTTAATCGCTCGTTCTGAGCGCGTATTGGATATTGATGTTAATACCGGGGTAAAACCTGATACGCTGGACAAATTGCTGATTATAGACCGTGATAAAGCATTAGCGGCTTTGTTATAA
- a CDS encoding protein phosphatase 2C domain-containing protein — translation MLHYDSFFTIGKTHTICEDYAIQGDTPYPFLIVCDGCSSSAHSDVGARVLSLVAKALIETQLDNLIDNYQLFGQRLIHNAAAIVHKLAMPLSVLDATTLIALQLAQKIRVYVYGDGVILLKDRQGNVNYIEIEFTHNAPYYLSYWLTPTRQQEYASHDSHPLIINDSRAPQKAIVPYNKQLIFDFSLTDYQTVAIASDGIGQCYNFADGIRISVADIAEQLLAFKQIEGDFVKRRVKRALEQLAKQGVYAADDLTLAAFVDAT, via the coding sequence ATGTTGCATTACGATTCTTTTTTTACCATCGGTAAAACGCATACAATCTGTGAAGATTATGCAATACAAGGTGATACCCCCTATCCTTTTCTGATAGTCTGTGATGGATGCTCCTCCTCCGCACATAGCGACGTTGGTGCGCGGGTATTGTCCCTTGTAGCAAAAGCCTTAATAGAAACACAACTTGATAACTTAATCGATAACTATCAACTTTTTGGGCAAAGACTGATTCACAATGCCGCAGCTATTGTGCATAAACTAGCCATGCCCTTATCTGTTTTAGATGCAACAACCTTAATTGCCTTGCAACTAGCACAAAAAATTCGCGTTTATGTTTATGGTGATGGCGTGATTTTGCTTAAAGATAGACAGGGCAATGTCAACTATATTGAAATCGAATTCACCCACAACGCGCCCTATTACTTATCCTATTGGCTAACACCAACACGTCAGCAAGAATATGCAAGCCATGATAGCCATCCGCTGATTATTAATGACTCGCGCGCACCACAAAAAGCCATTGTCCCCTACAATAAACAACTCATTTTTGATTTTTCCTTAACAGATTATCAAACGGTTGCTATTGCTTCTGATGGGATTGGACAATGCTACAATTTTGCGGATGGCATACGAATTTCTGTTGCTGATATTGCTGAACAACTGTTAGCGTTTAAACAAATAGAAGGGGATTTTGTAAAACGTCGGGTAAAACGCGCCTTAGAACAATTGGCAAAACAAGGCGTTTATGCGGCAGACGATTTAACCCTTGCCGCATTTGTAGATGCTACATAA
- a CDS encoding CopD family protein — protein sequence MLFNLLKTLHVLAMVIWVGGMFFAYMALRPVAAQWLELPLRLQVWTQVFKKFFPWVWLATVTLLITGLLMIYLYGGMAHVQWHVHLMLLTGLIMMTIFIHLFFISYRHLQDAVAMQNWQIGATRLGQIRRLIGINLVLGLVTIVVATLGKTLFM from the coding sequence ATGTTATTTAATTTGTTAAAAACACTCCATGTGTTAGCGATGGTTATTTGGGTGGGCGGGATGTTTTTTGCGTATATGGCACTGCGCCCAGTTGCAGCGCAGTGGCTTGAATTGCCATTGCGTTTGCAAGTATGGACACAGGTTTTTAAGAAATTTTTCCCTTGGGTTTGGCTGGCGACAGTGACGTTGTTAATCACAGGATTATTAATGATTTATTTGTATGGCGGAATGGCTCATGTACAGTGGCATGTGCATTTAATGTTGCTAACAGGGCTTATTATGATGACGATTTTTATTCACTTGTTTTTTATAAGCTATCGTCATTTACAAGATGCTGTTGCGATGCAAAACTGGCAAATAGGGGCTACACGTTTAGGGCAAATTCGCCGTTTAATTGGCATTAATTTAGTCTTAGGATTAGTCACGATTGTGGTTGCAACATTAGGAAAAACCTTATTTATGTAG
- a CDS encoding Tim44 domain-containing protein yields MKRWLLITLVSLVFLTLLAPINIISLPNVNRISLPVLGISNAEARPGGGSSFRSSGSRRSSSSSRSSGRSSGFSWGSNSSSSGGYIDTDLDVTELLVIIFIILIIIIIHYYSQQRDEKRSQRVVSSKATRENLSKKQVSIDKRLDALRQRDLGFSRVLFLDFVHSLYHKYYSYRGTSDMQLLTPYFSKGILSEANQPQYKNQQVSEIVVGSLNIIDVGEWTENEGIKVEIEANYTINYVDKKQIYRHLVKETWFLVRRKGVQSSPPEKMRSITCPQCGAPAHFNEGGQCEYCETVIHRGTMQWMLDRRMILENEQFKAALLGTYAEEEGTELATIRQADLAEQQNAFVHARNLSSWDDYWRDFQTNIVKTFFLAIYAAWTAQNWKETRHLLSDRLYETNDFWIQQYKAQGLVNRLEKITIQKVILVKIECDYYYEAITVRIYASCYDYVTDKKGSVIGRSKNTQRKFTEYWTFIRRAGIVKPEGEFDLHSCPSCGAPLDKMSMAAECGYCGSKVSTGDFSWVLSLITQDEVYQN; encoded by the coding sequence ATGAAACGTTGGTTACTAATAACGCTTGTTTCTCTTGTATTTTTAACCCTACTTGCACCCATTAATATTATTTCTCTGCCCAATGTAAACAGGATTAGTTTGCCCGTATTAGGCATCAGTAATGCTGAAGCGCGTCCGGGGGGGGGCTCTTCTTTTCGGTCATCAGGGAGTCGGCGTTCTTCTTCAAGCAGTCGTTCTTCAGGTCGTTCATCTGGTTTTTCATGGGGTAGTAATAGTAGTAGTAGCGGGGGATATATTGATACAGATTTAGATGTTACGGAGTTGTTAGTAATTATCTTTATCATATTGATTATTATAATAATACATTATTACTCTCAGCAGCGGGATGAAAAACGCTCACAACGAGTTGTGAGTTCTAAAGCCACCCGCGAGAATTTATCTAAAAAACAAGTCAGTATCGATAAACGCTTAGACGCTTTACGCCAGCGTGATTTGGGATTTTCTCGAGTTCTATTTTTAGACTTTGTACATTCGCTTTATCATAAATATTATAGTTATCGGGGAACTAGCGACATGCAGTTGCTAACACCTTATTTTTCTAAAGGTATTTTGAGCGAAGCGAATCAGCCACAGTATAAAAATCAACAGGTAAGTGAAATTGTGGTGGGGAGTTTGAATATTATAGATGTTGGAGAATGGACAGAAAACGAGGGGATTAAAGTTGAAATTGAGGCAAATTACACGATTAATTATGTTGATAAAAAACAAATCTATCGACATCTTGTTAAGGAAACGTGGTTTTTAGTCCGACGTAAAGGTGTTCAGTCATCCCCGCCTGAAAAAATGCGGAGCATCACTTGTCCGCAGTGTGGCGCGCCTGCGCATTTTAACGAGGGTGGTCAATGCGAATATTGTGAAACGGTTATCCATCGTGGAACAATGCAATGGATGTTAGATCGACGCATGATTTTGGAAAATGAGCAGTTTAAAGCAGCGTTATTAGGTACTTATGCGGAAGAAGAAGGTACAGAGCTTGCGACTATCCGACAAGCTGATTTAGCTGAACAACAAAATGCGTTTGTTCATGCACGTAATCTGAGTAGTTGGGATGATTATTGGCGGGATTTTCAAACGAATATTGTTAAAACCTTTTTCTTAGCCATTTATGCCGCATGGACGGCTCAAAATTGGAAAGAAACCCGACATTTATTGTCTGACCGTTTGTATGAAACCAATGATTTTTGGATTCAGCAATACAAAGCACAGGGGTTGGTAAATCGGCTGGAAAAAATAACGATTCAAAAAGTTATTCTCGTTAAAATTGAGTGTGATTATTACTACGAGGCAATTACTGTGCGGATTTACGCCAGTTGTTATGATTATGTGACGGATAAAAAAGGGAGTGTGATTGGGAGGTCAAAGAATACTCAGCGCAAGTTTACGGAGTATTGGACATTTATCCGTCGTGCGGGGATTGTAAAACCAGAGGGTGAATTTGATTTGCATAGTTGTCCTAGTTGTGGCGCGCCATTGGATAAAATGAGTATGGCGGCAGAATGTGGTTATTGTGGTTCAAAAGTCAGTACGGGGGATTTTTCGTGGGTATTATCGCTGATTACGCAGGATGAAGTTTATCAGAATTAG
- a CDS encoding TPM domain-containing protein — MLTKYFNHDAFKTRLWDTIAQIEQRSLVEVVVIIKPRSEVYTDINLWCGTLTSFIVYTFFMFSPWFFGDYLIYTGTIAAFTIGSLFSMFIPALHRACLPRKRMRRSVEIMARALFQKAGIYNTHNRTGTFIYLSLFERMVHILPDNAAYTAIPFDEWEKFNTQLETIFTAPNPADALLQVLEAHQALFSQYLPPIENDINELPDDLEVNI, encoded by the coding sequence ATGCTAACTAAATACTTTAATCACGACGCATTTAAAACCCGTTTGTGGGATACCATCGCGCAAATAGAACAGCGTTCTCTAGTTGAGGTCGTTGTTATTATTAAGCCACGTTCTGAAGTTTATACCGATATTAATTTGTGGTGTGGTACGCTAACTAGCTTTATTGTTTATACTTTTTTTATGTTCTCACCTTGGTTTTTTGGGGATTATTTGATTTATACAGGCACAATTGCTGCTTTTACGATAGGTTCACTTTTTAGCATGTTTATTCCCGCCCTACACCGCGCTTGTTTACCACGCAAACGGATGCGGCGTAGCGTTGAAATCATGGCGCGGGCATTGTTCCAAAAAGCAGGGATTTATAATACGCATAATCGTACAGGGACTTTTATCTATCTCTCGTTATTTGAACGGATGGTGCATATTTTGCCCGATAACGCCGCTTATACAGCAATTCCTTTTGATGAGTGGGAAAAATTTAACACGCAACTAGAAACGATTTTTACCGCGCCTAATCCTGCTGACGCGCTGTTACAGGTTTTAGAGGCGCATCAGGCTTTATTTAGTCAGTATTTACCCCCCATAGAAAATGATATTAATGAATTACCTGATGATTTAGAGGTAAATATATGA